A genomic stretch from Gammaproteobacteria bacterium includes:
- a CDS encoding Rho-binding antiterminator, producing MTDYQPISCDLHSEYELAIMHRTPLTLCWRGQDGLDHLETLLPQDLETRNGEEFLVVRNGAGEQFKVRLDRISAAHVRATQANT from the coding sequence ATGACGGATTACCAGCCCATCTCCTGCGACCTGCACAGTGAGTACGAGCTGGCCATCATGCACCGCACACCCCTCACCCTCTGCTGGCGCGGCCAGGATGGGCTCGATCACCTGGAGACCTTGCTGCCCCAGGACCTGGAAACCCGCAACGGCGAGGAATTCCTGGTGGTCCGCAACGGCGCCGGCGAGCAGTTCAAGGTGCGACTGGACCGCATCAGCGCGGCCCATGTGCGGGCGACTCAGGCAAACACCTGA
- the rph gene encoding ribonuclease PH produces MRTGRAAHELRPIALTRHYTRHAEGSVLVCFGDTKVVCTASVEERVPGFLKGQGKGWVTAEYGMLPRATHTRSDREAARGKQGGRTLEIQRLIGRALRSVMDMEALGERTLTLDCDVLQADGGTRTAAITGAYVALKDAVANLRKRGLLKKDPVHGAVAAVSVGIVAGQPVLDLEYTEDSQAETDMNVVMNDAGAFVEVQGTAEGHAFHRHELDSLLKLAEQGIAELLKKQREALAQ; encoded by the coding sequence ATGCGCACCGGCCGCGCCGCGCACGAACTGCGTCCCATCGCCCTCACCCGCCACTACACCCGCCATGCCGAGGGGTCGGTGCTGGTGTGCTTCGGCGACACCAAGGTGGTGTGCACCGCCAGCGTGGAGGAGCGGGTGCCGGGCTTCCTCAAGGGCCAGGGCAAGGGCTGGGTCACGGCGGAGTACGGCATGCTGCCCCGCGCCACCCACACCCGCTCGGACCGCGAGGCAGCCCGCGGCAAGCAGGGCGGCCGCACCCTGGAGATCCAGCGGCTGATAGGGCGGGCCTTGCGGTCGGTGATGGACATGGAAGCGCTGGGTGAGCGCACCCTGACCCTGGACTGCGACGTGCTGCAGGCGGACGGCGGCACCCGCACCGCCGCCATCACCGGCGCCTACGTGGCACTGAAGGACGCGGTCGCGAACCTGCGCAAGCGCGGCCTGTTGAAGAAGGATCCCGTGCACGGCGCGGTGGCGGCGGTGTCGGTGGGCATCGTAGCGGGCCAGCCGGTGCTCGACCTCGAGTACACCGAAGACTCCCAGGCCGAGACTGACATGAACGTGGTGATGAACGACGCCGGCGCCTTCGTGGAAGTGCAGGGCACCGCCGAGGGCCACGCCTTCCACCGCCACGAGCTGGACTCGCTGCTCAAGCTCGCGGAACAGGGCATCGCCGAACTGCTCAAGAAGCAGCGCGAGGCGCTGGCGCAGTAA
- a CDS encoding PDZ domain-containing protein — MKHVLLLVLLLPMAVLGAPAPDLTLSGVILDGADSLALIRVDAGRDRGFRVGDRVASGLTLAGIEANQVWLEGDGTRRALMLAGLGEHGAAAGGGAPRVVRAMPAHADAFLDPMPGISYVSDTHFIVSRGTLQSFLGSPKALSEARWLLQKDGGLFIASIKRGSAYEKAGLRVGDVLQQVNGKTLKSTDDVYALYGGLGKLEHLDLTVRRMGREEHLLYDFRP, encoded by the coding sequence ATGAAGCACGTGCTCCTGCTCGTGCTGCTCCTGCCGATGGCGGTCTTGGGCGCGCCCGCGCCGGACCTTACCCTCAGCGGCGTGATCCTGGATGGCGCCGACAGCCTCGCGCTCATCCGCGTGGACGCAGGCCGCGACCGCGGCTTCCGCGTGGGTGACCGGGTTGCATCGGGCCTCACGCTCGCAGGCATCGAGGCGAACCAGGTCTGGCTCGAGGGAGACGGAACGCGGCGCGCGCTCATGTTGGCGGGACTCGGCGAGCACGGCGCCGCGGCCGGGGGCGGTGCCCCGCGCGTGGTTCGGGCGATGCCTGCCCACGCGGACGCGTTCCTCGACCCCATGCCGGGCATCAGCTACGTCAGCGACACCCACTTCATCGTCTCACGCGGCACGTTGCAGTCGTTCCTGGGCTCACCTAAGGCGCTCAGCGAGGCGCGCTGGCTGCTGCAGAAGGACGGCGGCCTCTTCATCGCCAGCATCAAGCGCGGCAGCGCTTACGAGAAGGCGGGTCTTCGGGTCGGCGACGTGCTGCAGCAGGTGAACGGCAAGACCCTGAAGAGCACCGATGATGTATATGCCCTCTACGGCGGACTCGGGAAGCTCGAGCACCTGGACCTCACGGTCCGGCGCATGGGCCGGGAAGAGCACCTGCTCTACGATTTCCGGCCCTGA
- the hemW gene encoding radical SAM family heme chaperone HemW, whose translation MALPPLSLYVHLPWCVKKCPYCDFNSHGLKGALPESTYVDALLKDLDQDLPRTGGREVQTMFFGGGTPSLFSAENIGRFLAGVRARMPVATDVEVTLEANPGTVEHGRFAAYREAGVTRLSIGVQSFDPKKLEVLGRIHSSEEAGRAVEEAHAAGLHNFNLDLMYGLPRQTLEEAEADIRQAMALMPAHISHYQLTLEPNTLFHAHPPVLPDEETIWSMQQRCQELLAAHGYSQYEVSAYAQAGRQARHNLNYWRFGDYLGIGAGAHGKLTDDAGTVTRLWKLKHPDAYLDSAGTPKSLGGVSQLSEGDLAFEFMLNRLRLTAPFSAAEFESATGLQLERIQPGLDRAVDLGLLEAVPEGWRVTSRGQNYLNDLQSLFLPADASRKVRA comes from the coding sequence ATGGCCCTGCCGCCGCTTTCTCTCTACGTGCACCTGCCCTGGTGCGTGAAGAAATGCCCTTACTGTGACTTCAACTCCCATGGGCTCAAAGGCGCACTGCCGGAGAGCACCTACGTGGATGCGCTGCTGAAGGACCTGGACCAGGACCTGCCGCGCACCGGCGGGCGCGAGGTGCAGACCATGTTCTTCGGCGGCGGCACGCCCAGCCTCTTCAGCGCCGAGAACATCGGCCGTTTCCTCGCGGGCGTGCGCGCACGCATGCCGGTGGCGACGGATGTGGAGGTGACGCTGGAGGCGAACCCGGGCACCGTGGAACATGGGCGCTTCGCCGCTTACCGGGAGGCCGGGGTCACGCGCCTCTCCATCGGCGTGCAGAGCTTCGACCCGAAGAAGCTGGAAGTGCTGGGGCGCATCCACTCCAGCGAGGAGGCAGGGCGCGCGGTGGAGGAAGCCCACGCCGCGGGCCTGCACAACTTCAACCTGGACCTCATGTACGGGCTGCCGCGCCAGACCCTGGAGGAGGCGGAGGCGGACATCAGGCAGGCCATGGCGCTCATGCCGGCCCACATATCCCATTACCAGCTCACCCTCGAGCCCAACACCCTGTTCCACGCGCATCCCCCGGTGCTGCCGGACGAGGAGACGATCTGGAGCATGCAGCAGCGCTGCCAGGAACTGCTGGCTGCGCACGGCTACAGCCAGTACGAGGTCTCCGCCTACGCGCAGGCAGGCCGCCAGGCGCGCCACAACCTCAACTACTGGCGCTTCGGTGATTACCTCGGCATCGGTGCCGGAGCCCACGGCAAGCTCACGGATGATGCAGGCACTGTGACGCGGTTGTGGAAGCTGAAGCACCCGGATGCCTACCTCGACAGCGCCGGCACGCCCAAGTCCCTGGGGGGCGTCTCGCAGCTCTCGGAAGGAGACCTCGCCTTCGAGTTCATGCTGAACCGGCTGCGCCTCACCGCGCCCTTCAGCGCCGCTGAGTTCGAATCCGCCACCGGCCTGCAGCTGGAGCGCATCCAGCCGGGCCTGGACCGCGCCGTGGACCTCGGCCTGCTGGAGGCGGTGCCGGAGGGCTGGAGGGTGACGTCCCGCGGGCAGAATTACCTCAATGACCTGCAGTCATTATTCCTGCCGGCGGATGCAAGCCGTAAGGTTAGAGCCTAG
- a CDS encoding thioredoxin domain-containing protein, with the protein MTRPPAARATRWLLALLAVSVLTNLLFAYRIYLPRWVQRWHEAMAVLPPVQAGEHLRGPADARVTLVEYSDFQCPYCATLHQELREGAGGVRWVYRHDTLNAGHPEANPAAEAAECAGEQGRFWDYADALFVNQKELGATLYSRLAGELGLDVPRFGACLSSGKYRTLIRQEAAGVAELHLIGTPTWFVNGKRYMGARDAKALAGILQAAAAP; encoded by the coding sequence ATGACCCGTCCTCCTGCCGCGCGTGCGACGCGCTGGCTGCTTGCATTGCTGGCGGTGAGCGTCCTCACCAACCTTCTGTTCGCCTACCGCATCTACCTGCCGCGCTGGGTGCAGCGCTGGCACGAGGCCATGGCGGTGCTGCCACCGGTGCAGGCCGGCGAGCACCTGCGCGGTCCCGCCGATGCCCGCGTGACCCTGGTCGAATACTCGGACTTCCAGTGCCCCTACTGCGCCACCCTGCACCAGGAGCTGCGCGAGGGCGCCGGCGGCGTGCGCTGGGTGTACCGCCACGACACCCTGAACGCGGGACACCCGGAGGCGAACCCTGCCGCCGAGGCGGCCGAGTGCGCCGGCGAACAGGGACGATTCTGGGACTATGCGGATGCGCTGTTCGTGAACCAGAAAGAACTCGGCGCCACGCTCTACTCCAGGCTCGCAGGGGAACTCGGCCTCGACGTCCCGCGCTTCGGCGCCTGCCTGAGTTCGGGCAAGTACCGCACGCTCATCCGGCAGGAAGCCGCCGGGGTGGCGGAGTTGCACCTCATCGGCACCCCCACCTGGTTCGTGAACGGCAAACGCTACATGGGCGCGCGGGACGCCAAGGCCCTGGCGGGAATACTGCAGGCAGCGGCCGCGCCATGA
- a CDS encoding citrate synthase, whose product MTKTYKLTSPEGKSTDMPLKEGTLGPGTLDISALYKDQGAFTFDPGFMTTASCESKITYIDGDQGVLLYRGYPIEQLAEKSSFLEICYLILYGELPTQAQLDKFNHSIQHHSLVHEAVLRFFNGFHYDAHPMAMMTGVVGSLSAFYPTSTDIHNPRHRDVFAHRIIAKMPTLAAAVYKHGIGQPFVYPKNDRDYCSNFLNMLFSVPAEQYEVDPVAAEALDLLFILHADHEQNASTSTVRLAGSSGTNPYAAIAAGIATLWGPAHGGANEAVLDMLKEIKDVKNIDAAIAKAKDKNSGFRLMGFGHRVYKNYDPRAKIIRATCHKVLEKLGRADDPLLELAMRLEEVALKDSYFIEKKLYPNVDFYSGIIYKALGIPVNMFTVMFAIARTVGWVAHWQEMIADPHMKIGRPRQLYTGPTKREYVELAKRK is encoded by the coding sequence ATGACCAAGACCTACAAGCTGACCAGCCCCGAGGGCAAGAGCACGGACATGCCGCTCAAGGAGGGCACCTTAGGCCCCGGCACACTCGACATCAGCGCGCTCTACAAGGACCAGGGAGCCTTCACCTTCGACCCCGGCTTCATGACCACCGCGAGCTGCGAGAGCAAGATCACCTACATCGACGGCGACCAGGGCGTGCTGCTCTACCGCGGCTACCCCATCGAGCAGCTGGCCGAGAAGAGCAGCTTCCTCGAGATCTGCTACCTCATCCTGTACGGAGAGCTCCCCACCCAGGCGCAGCTCGACAAGTTCAACCATTCGATCCAGCACCACTCGCTGGTGCACGAGGCGGTGCTGCGCTTCTTCAACGGCTTCCACTACGACGCGCACCCGATGGCGATGATGACCGGCGTGGTGGGCTCGCTGTCGGCGTTCTATCCGACCTCGACGGACATCCACAACCCGCGCCACCGCGACGTGTTCGCGCACCGCATCATCGCCAAGATGCCGACGCTGGCGGCGGCGGTGTACAAGCACGGCATCGGCCAGCCGTTCGTGTACCCGAAGAACGACCGGGATTACTGCTCGAACTTCCTGAACATGCTGTTCTCGGTGCCGGCGGAGCAGTACGAGGTGGACCCGGTGGCCGCCGAGGCGCTGGACCTCTTGTTCATCCTGCACGCCGACCACGAGCAGAACGCCAGCACCTCCACGGTGCGCCTGGCGGGCAGCTCCGGCACCAACCCCTACGCGGCCATCGCCGCCGGCATCGCCACCCTGTGGGGCCCGGCCCACGGCGGCGCCAACGAGGCGGTGCTGGACATGCTCAAGGAGATCAAGGACGTCAAGAACATCGACGCCGCGATCGCCAAGGCCAAGGACAAGAACTCCGGCTTCCGCCTGATGGGCTTCGGCCACCGCGTCTACAAGAACTACGACCCGCGCGCCAAGATCATCCGCGCCACCTGCCACAAGGTGCTGGAGAAGCTCGGCCGTGCCGACGACCCGCTGCTGGAGCTCGCCATGCGCCTGGAGGAGGTCGCACTTAAGGACAGCTACTTCATCGAGAAGAAGCTGTACCCGAACGTGGACTTCTACTCCGGCATCATCTACAAGGCGCTCGGCATCCCGGTGAACATGTTCACGGTGATGTTCGCCATCGCCCGCACCGTGGGCTGGGTGGCGCACTGGCAGGAGATGATCGCCGACCCGCACATGAAGATCGGCCGTCCGCGCCAGCTCTACACGGGCCCCACCAAGCGGGAATACGTGGAGCTCGCCAAGCGCAAGTAA
- the rdgB gene encoding RdgB/HAM1 family non-canonical purine NTP pyrophosphatase yields the protein MRRVVLATSNAGKAKELNAMLSGLDMEIVPQSALGVPEAEETGLTFIENAILKARNAAARTQLPAIADDSGLEVDALAGAPGIYSARYAGAGAGDQANLEKLLHAMQDVPDFGRAARFRCVIVYLKHAADPAPLVTEGVWEGSILRAPKGTNGFGYDPVFWVPEKGCSSAELPPEVKNQLSHRGQALARLAAHFRARH from the coding sequence ATGCGCAGGGTCGTCCTCGCCACCAGCAACGCCGGAAAGGCGAAAGAACTCAACGCGATGTTGAGCGGGCTCGACATGGAGATCGTGCCCCAGAGCGCGCTCGGCGTGCCGGAGGCGGAGGAGACCGGTTTAACCTTCATCGAGAACGCTATCCTCAAGGCGCGCAACGCCGCGGCCCGCACCCAGCTCCCGGCCATCGCCGACGACTCGGGGCTGGAGGTGGACGCGCTGGCCGGCGCGCCCGGCATCTACTCGGCGCGCTACGCCGGCGCCGGAGCCGGCGACCAGGCCAACCTGGAGAAGCTCCTCCATGCGATGCAGGACGTGCCTGACTTCGGCCGCGCCGCGCGCTTCCGCTGCGTGATCGTGTACCTGAAGCACGCCGCCGACCCGGCGCCGCTGGTGACCGAAGGCGTATGGGAGGGCTCCATCCTGCGTGCACCCAAGGGCACGAACGGCTTCGGCTACGACCCTGTGTTCTGGGTGCCGGAGAAGGGTTGTTCCTCGGCTGAGCTGCCGCCGGAAGTGAAGAACCAGCTCAGCCACCGGGGCCAGGCCCTGGCCCGGCTCGCCGCCCATTTCCGGGCGCGCCACTAG
- a CDS encoding FkbM family methyltransferase produces the protein MKLHKESARLFGWELLHIRKDQPTLDSHLTQLFAKLGVDCVLDVGANQGQYGAMLRKAGYRGRIVSFEPVKATFAQLKARAAGDPHWRLFNCALGARAGEQEIHVTHSTVFASFLDPNEFSRRKYPDAMPVQRSEKVRIRTLDEMLPEAVAGLDAPKLFLKLDTQGFDLQVFAGAKTTVPKVLGMQTELSIQAIYEGMPDYLEALGTYTKAGFVMSGLYPVSRDRDTLALIELDCVMRRVPAPQKKAAAKKSAGRNPVRKKKRA, from the coding sequence ATGAAACTGCACAAGGAATCCGCACGCCTGTTCGGCTGGGAGCTCTTGCACATCCGCAAGGACCAGCCGACCCTTGACTCGCACCTCACGCAGCTCTTCGCCAAGCTCGGTGTGGACTGCGTGCTTGACGTGGGCGCGAACCAGGGCCAGTACGGCGCCATGCTGCGCAAGGCCGGCTACCGGGGTCGCATCGTCTCGTTCGAACCGGTGAAGGCCACTTTCGCCCAGCTCAAGGCGCGCGCCGCCGGCGACCCGCACTGGCGCCTCTTCAACTGTGCACTGGGCGCGAGAGCCGGCGAGCAGGAGATCCACGTCACCCATTCCACGGTGTTCGCCTCGTTCCTGGATCCCAACGAGTTCTCCCGCCGCAAGTATCCGGACGCGATGCCGGTACAACGCAGCGAGAAGGTGCGCATCCGCACCCTGGACGAGATGCTGCCGGAAGCGGTGGCCGGACTCGATGCGCCGAAGCTCTTCCTCAAGCTCGACACCCAGGGCTTCGACCTGCAGGTGTTCGCCGGCGCCAAGACCACGGTACCCAAGGTGCTGGGCATGCAGACGGAGCTCTCCATCCAGGCCATCTACGAGGGCATGCCGGATTACCTGGAGGCGCTCGGAACCTACACGAAGGCCGGATTCGTCATGTCCGGCCTCTACCCGGTCAGCCGCGACCGGGACACGCTCGCCCTCATCGAGCTGGATTGCGTGATGCGACGCGTGCCTGCGCCGCAAAAGAAGGCCGCTGCCAAGAAGTCCGCGGGCAGGAACCCGGTCAGGAAGAAGAAAAGAGCCTAG
- a CDS encoding PP2C family serine/threonine-protein phosphatase — translation MNVETAQVSRQGNRNDNQDRASIVVTDTRILLTVADGMGGHIGGDVAAEAAIDALVRSFKRLRGGIRDAGDFLRESIVEAHEAVVMLGASLAPELRPRTTITVCVVADNTATWAHVGDSRIYLVRDQKVLIRTRDHSAVELLVQQGLLKDADVHTHPMRNFVEQCLGGDPEIPQITITEPRALMAGDVMLLCSDGFWAPLQEDHVAKELNSHLELQDILDVLAREAEEAAAPSSDNVTAVALRWMD, via the coding sequence GTGAACGTCGAGACAGCCCAGGTCAGCCGCCAGGGCAACCGCAACGATAACCAGGACCGGGCGTCCATCGTGGTGACGGACACCCGCATCCTGCTGACCGTGGCGGATGGCATGGGCGGCCACATCGGCGGCGACGTGGCGGCGGAGGCCGCCATCGACGCGCTGGTGCGCAGCTTCAAGCGCCTGCGCGGCGGCATCCGCGACGCCGGCGACTTCCTGCGCGAGAGCATCGTCGAGGCCCACGAGGCGGTGGTGATGCTGGGCGCCTCGCTGGCGCCGGAGCTCAGGCCCCGCACCACCATCACCGTGTGCGTGGTGGCGGACAACACCGCCACCTGGGCCCACGTGGGCGACAGCCGCATCTACCTCGTGCGCGACCAGAAGGTCCTGATCCGCACCCGCGACCACAGCGCGGTGGAACTGCTGGTGCAGCAGGGCCTGCTCAAGGACGCTGACGTGCATACCCACCCCATGCGCAACTTCGTGGAGCAGTGCCTGGGCGGCGACCCCGAGATACCCCAGATCACCATCACCGAACCGCGCGCGCTCATGGCCGGTGACGTGATGCTGCTCTGCTCCGACGGCTTCTGGGCGCCGCTCCAGGAGGACCACGTCGCGAAGGAACTCAACTCGCACCTGGAACTGCAGGACATACTGGACGTGCTGGCGCGGGAAGCCGAGGAAGCCGCCGCGCCAAGCAGCGACAACGTGACCGCGGTCGCCCTGCGCTGGATGGACTGA
- the rpmE gene encoding 50S ribosomal protein L31, whose translation MKAATHPDYKDITVTCSCGNTFVTRSTLGHDLAVEVCSSCHPFFTGKQKIVDTAGRVDKFRKKYARGGKTA comes from the coding sequence ATGAAAGCCGCCACCCATCCTGACTACAAAGACATCACCGTGACCTGCAGCTGCGGCAACACTTTCGTGACCCGCTCCACTCTCGGCCACGACCTGGCCGTGGAAGTCTGCTCCAGCTGCCACCCGTTCTTCACGGGCAAGCAGAAGATCGTGGACACCGCCGGCCGTGTGGACAAGTTCCGCAAGAAGTACGCCCGCGGCGGCAAGACGGCCTAA